One Clostridium estertheticum DNA segment encodes these proteins:
- a CDS encoding ROK family transcriptional regulator yields MLNSKSNIDQESIKNSNRKKILNLIAEKREYTKQNISKEIGVSIPTVIANINELLKEGLVEEAGVEGSTGGRKPIIVRFLPDSKYSFGVEFTLNNVRIVLINLDAEIKFDASFKVSDFKNIDDIIEKIHEITNNVVGEEKISHKDILGIGFSLPGTVNEESLILELAPNIGMKNVSFKRFFQLLQFPIYIENEANSAAFGELNLGIAKKMRNLVYLSINEGIGAGIVIQDCLYKGKNKRAGELGHMTIVPNGKLCNCGRKGCLEQYASIKSLMEDYNYKNSKPVSTLNEFFSRVEQKEDLAMLALEKYLSFLAIGIQNILLILDPHYVVLGGEISDFSEYYLKDLKEKIFVENSFYDDTNLKIFTSKLKKDSSILGAALLPLQKLFSINEKII; encoded by the coding sequence ATGTTAAATAGTAAAAGTAATATAGATCAAGAATCAATAAAAAATTCAAATAGAAAGAAAATACTTAATCTTATTGCTGAAAAAAGGGAGTATACAAAACAAAATATTTCAAAAGAAATTGGGGTAAGTATTCCTACCGTAATTGCAAATATCAATGAGCTACTAAAAGAAGGTTTAGTTGAAGAGGCAGGAGTTGAAGGATCAACAGGTGGAAGAAAACCTATTATTGTTAGATTTTTACCTGACTCTAAGTATTCGTTTGGAGTAGAATTCACATTAAATAATGTGAGAATTGTTTTAATTAATCTTGATGCTGAAATAAAATTTGATGCTAGTTTTAAAGTTTCAGATTTTAAAAATATTGATGACATTATTGAGAAAATTCATGAAATTACTAATAATGTGGTAGGGGAAGAAAAAATTAGTCATAAGGATATCCTTGGGATAGGTTTTTCACTTCCAGGTACAGTTAATGAAGAAAGCTTAATTCTTGAGTTAGCACCAAATATAGGTATGAAAAATGTTAGCTTTAAAAGATTTTTTCAGCTGTTACAGTTTCCTATATATATAGAGAATGAAGCTAATTCAGCCGCTTTTGGTGAGTTAAATCTAGGTATTGCTAAAAAAATGAGAAACTTAGTTTATCTTTCTATTAATGAAGGTATAGGAGCTGGTATAGTAATTCAAGATTGCCTATACAAAGGGAAAAATAAACGAGCTGGAGAACTGGGACATATGACCATTGTACCTAATGGAAAACTTTGTAATTGTGGTAGAAAAGGATGCCTTGAGCAATATGCATCTATAAAATCTTTAATGGAAGATTATAATTATAAAAACTCAAAGCCTGTAAGCACCTTAAATGAGTTTTTCTCTAGAGTGGAACAAAAGGAAGACCTTGCAATGTTAGCACTTGAAAAATATTTAAGTTTTCTTGCTATAGGAATTCAAAATATTTTGTTAATTCTTGATCCACATTATGTGGTTTTAGGTGGAGAAATAAGTGATTTTTCAGAGTACTATCTTAAAGATTTAAAAGAAAAAATATTTGTGGAAAACAGCTTTTATGATGATACTAATCTGAAAATATTTACATCTAAACTTAAAAAAGATTCTTCGATTTTAGGTGCAGCGCTACTACCTTTACAAAAATTATTTTCAATAAATGAAAAGATCATTTAG
- a CDS encoding ThuA domain-containing protein — MKALIVQGGWGGHEPIQVSKVFKKLLFENGFEVEVSDTLDSFLDGEKLKNLDLIVPVWTMGTITNQQLTPVIEAVASGVGLAGCHGGMCDSFRDSCDWQFMTGGQWVAHPGNDGVEYTVNIKNSTSPIVKGLQDFTIKSEQYYLHVDPAIKILATTTFPIVEGSHSPNGVVEMPVVWTKKWNKGRVFYNSLGHHADIFNNPSALEIMRRGFLWAAGGKNE, encoded by the coding sequence ATGAAAGCATTAATTGTACAAGGTGGTTGGGGTGGTCATGAGCCCATTCAAGTTTCTAAGGTTTTTAAAAAATTATTATTTGAAAACGGCTTTGAAGTTGAGGTTTCTGATACATTAGACAGCTTTTTAGATGGTGAAAAATTGAAAAATTTGGACCTAATAGTTCCGGTTTGGACAATGGGTACTATAACAAATCAGCAGCTGACGCCCGTTATAGAAGCTGTTGCTTCTGGAGTTGGTCTTGCAGGATGTCATGGTGGAATGTGTGATTCTTTTAGAGATTCATGTGATTGGCAATTTATGACTGGTGGGCAATGGGTAGCTCATCCCGGAAATGATGGTGTAGAATATACTGTTAATATTAAAAATAGCACCAGCCCAATAGTTAAAGGACTGCAGGATTTTACTATTAAAAGCGAACAATATTATCTACATGTAGACCCAGCTATTAAAATTCTCGCTACTACCACTTTCCCAATTGTAGAAGGTTCACATTCTCCTAACGGCGTAGTAGAGATGCCAGTTGTTTGGACAAAAAAATGGAATAAGGGGCGTGTATTTTATAATTCTCTAGGTCATCATGCAGATATTTTTAATAATCCATCTGCCCTTGAAATTATGAGAAGAGGCTTTCTATGGGCTGCAGGTGGTAAAAATGAATAA
- the xylB gene encoding xylulokinase, translating into MTYVLGIDIGTTGTKTILFDEKGVDISSAFKDYPLYQPKIGWAEQKPEDWWEAVVVTISSAIQESGVNIEDIKGIGLSGQMHGLVMIDKEGLVLRPSIIWCDQRTSEECYEITNAVGAERLIEITANPALTGFTASKIMWVKKHEPELYEKTYKILLPKDYIRFMLTGEFCTEVSDASGMQLLDVPNRNWSDEVLEKLHINKDLLGKVYESQEVTGTVNKTAAKLTGLKEGTKVVGGAGDQAAGAIGNGIVRPGVVSSTIGTSGVVFAHTDKITIDKKGRVHTFCHAVPGAWHIMGVTQAAGLSLKWFKDNLCVLENQNSASSGVDVYQELNCEAKSVKPGCDGLMYLPYLMGERTPHLDPYARGVFFGLTARHNKNDMLRSVMEGVGYSLKDCMDIINEMGITVNEVRASGGGGKSEVWRQIQADMFNSEVVTINSSEGPALGVAILALVGLGVYPSVMEACDTIIHKVTSQKPIKENSKLYSKYHDIYKQLYGALKPEFINLNKVK; encoded by the coding sequence ATGACCTATGTTTTAGGGATAGATATAGGAACTACCGGAACAAAAACTATATTGTTTGATGAAAAAGGTGTAGATATTTCAAGTGCGTTCAAGGATTATCCTTTGTATCAACCCAAAATCGGATGGGCTGAACAAAAACCTGAAGATTGGTGGGAAGCTGTAGTAGTTACAATAAGTTCAGCAATACAAGAAAGTGGAGTAAACATTGAAGATATTAAAGGAATAGGTTTATCAGGGCAGATGCATGGTTTGGTTATGATTGATAAAGAAGGACTGGTTTTAAGACCTTCAATAATATGGTGTGATCAAAGAACTTCTGAAGAATGCTACGAAATAACAAATGCAGTGGGCGCTGAAAGATTAATTGAAATAACAGCTAACCCAGCATTAACAGGTTTTACTGCATCTAAAATTATGTGGGTTAAAAAACATGAACCAGAACTTTATGAAAAAACTTATAAAATACTTTTGCCAAAGGATTATATAAGATTTATGCTTACTGGGGAATTTTGTACAGAAGTATCAGATGCCAGTGGAATGCAGCTTTTAGATGTTCCTAACAGAAATTGGAGTGATGAAGTATTAGAAAAACTTCATATTAATAAAGACTTACTTGGGAAAGTTTATGAATCACAAGAAGTTACTGGAACAGTTAATAAAACTGCTGCAAAACTTACAGGGCTTAAAGAAGGGACTAAGGTAGTTGGGGGAGCAGGAGATCAAGCTGCTGGAGCCATAGGAAATGGCATTGTAAGACCAGGAGTAGTTTCTTCTACAATAGGAACCTCAGGGGTAGTATTTGCACATACTGATAAAATTACTATAGATAAAAAAGGTAGAGTTCATACCTTCTGTCATGCGGTACCAGGTGCTTGGCACATAATGGGAGTTACTCAAGCAGCGGGATTGTCTTTAAAATGGTTTAAAGATAATTTGTGTGTTCTGGAAAACCAAAATTCAGCTTCATCAGGTGTTGATGTATATCAGGAGCTAAACTGCGAGGCTAAATCTGTAAAACCAGGTTGTGATGGTTTAATGTATTTACCTTACCTTATGGGAGAAAGAACCCCACATTTAGACCCTTATGCAAGAGGGGTTTTTTTTGGTCTTACTGCAAGGCATAACAAAAATGATATGCTCAGATCTGTTATGGAGGGGGTAGGCTATAGCCTTAAGGATTGTATGGATATAATTAACGAAATGGGTATAACAGTTAATGAAGTAAGGGCTTCTGGCGGTGGCGGTAAAAGCGAAGTTTGGAGACAGATTCAAGCGGATATGTTCAATTCTGAAGTAGTTACTATTAACTCTAGCGAAGGACCTGCTCTAGGAGTAGCAATTTTAGCTTTAGTAGGTCTGGGAGTTTATCCATCTGTAATGGAGGCTTGTGATACTATTATTCATAAGGTTACTTCTCAAAAACCAATTAAAGAAAATAGTAAATTGTATAGTAAATATCATGATATCTATAAACAACTATATGGAGCATTAAAGCCTGAATTTATTAATTTAAATAAGGTAAAATAA
- a CDS encoding AraC family transcriptional regulator: MEAFHENRSYREGIHLSISKSNSLEFLAHWHVDIEIIYVCEGNLRVGINNESRILTKGELAICSSGDIHYYDSKGMESSSIILIFTPGLIGFKSGWPENGKFIYPFIESELKFKGTKLPEVSNEILKLLNCIYEEMQQENQYYNYFVRSKLFELCGIILRFLPASSVDIKIDNRKLPLIKAMKKTIHYIENNYSEDITLESIAKKANLSMFYFSRVFKDIVGMNYKTYLNWVRVNKAESMIKTSNMPITDIAFECGFNSIRSFNRVYKAIKGDIPSNLR; this comes from the coding sequence ATGGAAGCATTTCATGAAAATAGATCATACAGAGAAGGTATTCATTTATCAATTAGTAAAAGTAACAGTTTAGAATTTTTAGCCCATTGGCATGTTGATATTGAAATAATATACGTTTGTGAAGGGAACCTCCGTGTTGGGATAAATAATGAAAGTAGAATACTTACAAAGGGTGAATTAGCTATTTGCTCTAGTGGTGATATTCACTATTATGATAGTAAGGGTATGGAAAGCTCTAGTATCATATTAATATTTACTCCAGGACTTATTGGATTTAAGAGTGGATGGCCTGAGAATGGTAAATTTATATATCCCTTTATTGAGAGTGAGCTAAAGTTCAAAGGGACTAAATTACCTGAAGTTTCTAATGAAATTCTTAAATTACTTAATTGTATATATGAGGAAATGCAACAGGAAAATCAGTACTATAACTATTTTGTTAGGAGTAAGCTTTTTGAACTCTGTGGTATTATACTCAGATTTTTACCAGCGAGCTCAGTAGATATAAAAATAGATAATAGAAAGCTTCCTTTAATTAAAGCCATGAAGAAGACCATACATTATATAGAGAATAATTACAGTGAAGATATAACACTTGAATCTATAGCTAAGAAGGCAAATTTAAGTATGTTTTATTTTTCTAGAGTATTCAAGGATATTGTTGGAATGAATTATAAAACCTATTTAAATTGGGTAAGGGTCAATAAGGCAGAGAGCATGATAAAAACAAGCAATATGCCTATCACAGATATTGCTTTTGAATGTGGGTTTAATAGTATTAGATCTTTTAACAGGGTATACAAGGCAATAAAAGGAGATATACCCTCTAATTTGAGGTAA
- the xylA gene encoding xylose isomerase, translating to MSEFFSDIQKIKYEGKDSKNPLAYKYYNADEVIDGKTMKEHLRFAVAYWHTFTAGGNDPFGMPTMQRNWDNLTGMELARARIHANFEFAEKLGIGYFCFHDRDIAPEGADLAETNNNLDEIVLLAKELSEKSGVKLLWGTANLFSNPRFVHGAASSSNADVFAYAAAQTKKALEVTKLLGGQNYVFWGGREGYETLLNTDMGLEQDNLARFFHMAVDYAKEIGFTGQFLIEPKPKEPTKHQYDFDVATVLGFLRKYDLDKYFKMNIEANHATLAGHTFEHELHLARVNGVLGSVDANQGDSNLGWDTDQFPTDLRSATLAMYEVIKNGGLHSGGLNFDAKTRRASFEAVDLFYSHIAGMDTFAKGFKIAYKLLEDRVLENFVATRYESFKDGIGKDIVEGKVGFNELEKYALDNSSIKNVSGRQEMLESILNHYILEV from the coding sequence ATGAGTGAATTTTTTAGCGATATCCAAAAAATAAAGTATGAAGGCAAGGATTCTAAAAATCCTTTAGCCTATAAGTATTACAATGCAGATGAGGTTATTGATGGAAAGACAATGAAAGAGCATTTGCGTTTTGCTGTTGCTTACTGGCACACTTTCACAGCTGGTGGAAATGATCCATTTGGAATGCCAACTATGCAAAGAAATTGGGATAATTTAACTGGAATGGAGCTTGCAAGAGCTAGAATTCATGCTAACTTTGAGTTTGCAGAAAAATTAGGAATAGGTTATTTTTGCTTCCATGATAGAGACATTGCACCGGAAGGCGCAGACTTAGCAGAAACTAACAATAACTTAGATGAAATCGTTTTACTTGCAAAAGAACTATCAGAAAAATCTGGAGTAAAACTTCTATGGGGTACTGCAAATCTATTTAGCAATCCTAGATTCGTTCATGGTGCAGCTTCTTCTTCAAATGCAGATGTTTTTGCATATGCAGCAGCTCAAACTAAGAAAGCTTTAGAAGTAACAAAATTATTAGGTGGCCAGAATTATGTTTTCTGGGGCGGACGGGAAGGTTATGAAACTTTATTAAACACTGATATGGGATTAGAACAGGATAATCTTGCTAGGTTTTTCCATATGGCTGTGGATTATGCAAAAGAAATTGGGTTTACTGGTCAATTCTTAATTGAGCCTAAGCCAAAGGAACCAACAAAGCACCAATATGATTTTGATGTAGCTACAGTATTAGGCTTTTTAAGAAAATATGATTTGGACAAGTATTTTAAGATGAACATAGAAGCAAACCATGCTACTTTAGCTGGCCATACTTTTGAACATGAACTCCATTTAGCAAGAGTAAATGGTGTGCTTGGAAGTGTAGATGCAAACCAAGGAGATTCAAATCTTGGATGGGACACAGATCAATTTCCTACAGATCTGCGGTCAGCAACCCTTGCGATGTATGAAGTAATAAAGAATGGTGGACTTCATTCAGGGGGACTTAATTTTGATGCAAAAACGAGAAGAGCTTCCTTTGAAGCAGTAGATTTGTTCTATTCTCACATTGCTGGAATGGATACTTTTGCAAAGGGTTTTAAAATAGCTTATAAATTGCTTGAAGATAGAGTTTTAGAAAATTTTGTTGCTACAAGATACGAAAGCTTCAAGGACGGAATAGGTAAGGACATTGTTGAAGGTAAAGTTGGATTTAATGAATTAGAGAAGTACGCTTTAGATAATAGCAGTATTAAAAATGTGTCTGGCAGACAAGAAATGTTAGAATCTATTTTGAATCATTATATTCTTGAGGTATAA
- a CDS encoding Gfo/Idh/MocA family protein yields MNKVKIGIIGCGNISSIYLTNLSTMFEITEVSACADIILENAVKKAEEFNIKKACSVEELLRDPDIKIVLNLTTPNSHFEVSMAALEAGKNVYVEKPLALTREQGIKLINKAKEKGLLVGGAPDTFLGGGLQTCRKLIDEGWIGTPVAATAFMTCHGHESWHPAPDFYYKVGGGPMFDMGPYYLTALLSLMGPVAAVSGMTRKTFPQRTITSEPNYGKVIDVEVPTHVTGLLEFASGAIGTIITSFDVWDANLPYIEIYGSLGSLKVPDPNTFGGPVLIKIAGQAEWMEIPLTHGYTGNSRGVGVADMAYALLSGRDHRANVALTYHVLDIMHAIEDSSKEGKHIQLRSTLIRPSALPLGLLPGKLDK; encoded by the coding sequence ATGAATAAAGTGAAGATTGGGATCATTGGTTGTGGTAATATTAGTTCAATTTATTTGACAAATTTATCTACTATGTTTGAAATAACCGAAGTTTCTGCTTGTGCAGACATCATTTTAGAAAATGCAGTTAAAAAGGCAGAAGAATTTAATATTAAAAAAGCCTGTTCAGTAGAAGAACTCCTTCGCGACCCAGATATTAAAATTGTGCTAAATCTTACTACTCCGAATTCCCACTTTGAAGTTTCTATGGCTGCACTTGAGGCTGGCAAAAATGTGTATGTAGAAAAGCCTTTAGCGCTCACAAGAGAACAGGGTATTAAATTAATTAATAAAGCCAAGGAAAAAGGTCTTTTAGTCGGAGGTGCTCCTGATACATTTTTGGGTGGAGGTTTACAAACCTGCCGTAAGTTAATAGATGAGGGCTGGATAGGTACACCAGTTGCCGCTACAGCTTTTATGACTTGTCACGGCCACGAAAGCTGGCATCCAGCTCCAGATTTTTACTATAAGGTAGGTGGTGGGCCTATGTTTGATATGGGCCCCTATTACTTAACTGCCCTTTTAAGTTTAATGGGTCCTGTAGCTGCAGTTTCAGGGATGACAAGAAAAACCTTTCCACAAAGGACTATTACTAGTGAACCTAATTATGGAAAGGTTATTGATGTAGAAGTACCCACTCATGTAACTGGTTTATTAGAATTTGCTAGTGGTGCAATAGGTACAATTATAACCAGCTTTGATGTGTGGGATGCAAATCTACCCTATATTGAAATATACGGAAGCTTGGGTTCCTTAAAGGTTCCTGATCCAAATACCTTTGGTGGTCCCGTTCTTATTAAAATAGCTGGTCAAGCTGAGTGGATGGAAATTCCTCTTACTCATGGGTATACTGGAAATAGCCGTGGAGTTGGAGTTGCAGATATGGCCTATGCGCTTCTCTCAGGTCGAGATCATAGAGCTAATGTAGCTTTAACTTACCATGTTTTAGATATAATGCATGCTATCGAGGATTCTTCAAAAGAAGGCAAGCATATTCAGCTTAGAAGTACTCTAATACGTCCTTCTGCTTTGCCTTTAGGGCTTCTTCCTGGAAAACTAGACAAGTAG
- a CDS encoding aldose epimerase family protein, with protein MSIKKDFGTVDGKAVYFFTIKNSKGMVAEITNYGSTLVSLKVLDNKGEFNDVVLGYDKLEDYLKYKYFFGATIGRFANRIENSSFELNGIQYNVAKNDGENHLHGGLVGFDKVVWEEKSQKKESNSSIEFSYLSIDGEEGYPGNLNIRVKYTVTEDNELKIEYYAISDKDTIVNITNHSYFNLSGQGSGDILKHKIMINADKFTINDKYSIPTGEIAEVNNTPMDFRKLTYIGENISSSYEQIVFGSGYDHNWIINNSGKKLVKAAEVYDEKSGRVMEVYTTKPGVQFYSANFLDGLELGKGGAKYIKNGALCLETQYFPNSVKHKNFSSPILKAKQKYEHSTIYKFSVK; from the coding sequence ATGAGTATAAAAAAGGATTTTGGAACTGTAGATGGAAAGGCAGTATATTTTTTCACTATTAAAAACTCAAAGGGTATGGTTGCAGAAATTACTAACTATGGATCTACGTTAGTATCTCTAAAGGTCCTAGATAATAAAGGTGAGTTTAATGATGTAGTTTTAGGGTACGACAAATTGGAAGATTACTTAAAGTATAAATACTTTTTTGGAGCAACAATAGGGCGATTTGCTAACAGAATCGAAAATTCAAGTTTTGAGCTCAATGGAATCCAGTATAATGTAGCTAAAAATGATGGCGAAAATCATTTACATGGTGGATTAGTGGGATTTGACAAAGTAGTTTGGGAAGAAAAATCACAAAAGAAAGAATCCAATAGTAGTATTGAATTTTCTTACCTTAGTATAGATGGAGAGGAAGGATACCCTGGAAATCTTAATATAAGAGTTAAGTATACCGTTACAGAAGACAATGAATTGAAAATAGAGTATTATGCTATTTCGGACAAGGATACTATAGTGAACATTACTAATCATTCGTATTTCAATCTTTCAGGACAAGGGTCAGGAGATATTTTAAAGCATAAAATTATGATTAATGCTGATAAATTTACTATCAATGATAAATATTCTATCCCCACTGGTGAAATAGCTGAAGTGAACAATACTCCAATGGATTTTCGAAAACTTACCTATATAGGAGAAAATATTTCAAGTAGCTATGAACAAATTGTGTTTGGGAGTGGTTATGATCATAACTGGATAATTAATAATAGTGGTAAAAAACTTGTAAAGGCAGCTGAAGTTTATGATGAGAAAAGTGGGCGTGTCATGGAAGTTTATACAACTAAACCTGGAGTGCAGTTTTATTCAGCAAATTTTCTTGATGGTTTAGAACTAGGAAAAGGGGGTGCTAAATACATAAAAAACGGTGCGCTATGTCTAGAAACACAGTATTTTCCTAATTCGGTTAAACACAAGAATTTTTCTTCACCAATACTTAAAGCAAAGCAGAAGTATGAACATAGTACTATATATAAATTTTCTGTTAAGTAA
- the gnpA gene encoding 1,3-beta-galactosyl-N-acetylhexosamine phosphorylase: MPKLKGQITLPTESGIDKEIAMLYEKWGCDAVRDCDGTKLPDEIKKLAEKVYSTFFPTRGDQVWARQHKDQAQELYLMSEYNTAILDILEIDIMAGYFDQQFEIDTVHDPKSWWEVIDRTTGKIIDPSCWEFHSATGKVRISSTEKYHNYTVGFLVYMIWDPTQMFNHITNNWGDRPHEVSSDVCHPETRKNMLEYLERWLKEHPDTDVVRFTTFFYHFTLIYNQLGMPKFFDWFGYGSSVSPLTMEEFEKSKGYKLRPEDIIDEGYYNNPFRIPSRQFLDYMDYIQSFVAVTAKECVDIAHKHGREAIMFLGDNWIGTEPFGKHFEKIGLDGVVGSVSYGAQIRMISEIPGLKYTEARFMPYFFPDVFFEGGNPLKELNFSWMAGRRAIARKPVDRMGYGGYPSLALKFPEFIERVGSICDEFREIYSNINGDKPYSPPFKVAVLNCWGKLRSWYAGCAGRASGYKAIYSTGQVEETLCGMPFEVEYISFDDIKENGIPEDIGVIINVGAANTAWSGGTNWMDETVVSRIREWVNNGGGFIGIGEPTACQHQGRYFQLSDILGVERESGYYLNYPRYAQLSTEEHFIMEDVTDKINFGEEIMWVYGNGKDGKILSMNGDYVQVAVNTYGKGRSTYFSGFEYGTENNRLLLRTIYWTAGKEDDMKKWHCSNINTECHAYLKARKYAILNNSYEKQETQVYCGDGNKMNITLEPMECRWFELDWR, from the coding sequence TTGCCGAAATTAAAAGGCCAAATTACTCTACCTACAGAGAGCGGTATAGACAAAGAAATTGCAATGCTTTATGAAAAATGGGGTTGCGATGCAGTGAGAGATTGCGATGGCACAAAGCTTCCCGATGAAATTAAGAAATTGGCTGAAAAAGTGTATTCTACATTTTTCCCTACAAGGGGTGATCAAGTTTGGGCAAGGCAGCATAAAGACCAAGCTCAGGAGTTATATCTTATGTCGGAATACAATACTGCCATATTAGATATTCTAGAGATAGATATAATGGCAGGGTATTTTGACCAGCAATTTGAAATTGACACTGTGCATGATCCCAAAAGCTGGTGGGAGGTAATAGATCGAACAACAGGGAAAATTATCGATCCTTCATGCTGGGAGTTTCATAGTGCAACAGGAAAGGTAAGAATTAGCAGTACTGAAAAGTATCATAACTATACTGTAGGCTTCCTTGTATACATGATCTGGGATCCTACACAAATGTTCAACCATATTACAAACAATTGGGGAGACAGACCTCATGAAGTGTCAAGTGATGTCTGCCATCCGGAAACTAGAAAAAATATGTTGGAATACCTTGAGCGTTGGCTTAAGGAACACCCAGATACTGATGTAGTAAGATTTACAACCTTTTTCTATCATTTTACACTTATTTACAATCAGCTGGGTATGCCTAAGTTTTTTGACTGGTTTGGCTATGGTTCAAGTGTAAGTCCTTTAACGATGGAAGAATTTGAAAAATCAAAAGGCTATAAGCTGAGACCTGAAGATATTATTGATGAAGGATATTATAATAATCCCTTCAGGATTCCATCAAGGCAATTTCTTGATTATATGGATTATATACAGAGTTTTGTGGCAGTTACAGCAAAAGAATGCGTTGATATTGCTCACAAACATGGCAGGGAAGCTATCATGTTCCTTGGTGACAATTGGATAGGTACTGAACCCTTTGGTAAGCATTTTGAAAAAATAGGTCTTGATGGAGTGGTTGGATCAGTTTCCTATGGAGCACAAATAAGGATGATTTCTGAAATACCAGGGCTTAAATATACAGAAGCTAGATTTATGCCTTACTTCTTTCCAGATGTATTCTTTGAAGGTGGCAATCCTTTAAAGGAACTTAACTTTTCTTGGATGGCAGGAAGAAGGGCTATTGCGAGAAAGCCTGTGGACAGGATGGGATATGGTGGTTATCCGTCACTTGCTCTAAAATTTCCGGAATTTATAGAAAGAGTAGGCAGTATATGTGATGAGTTTAGGGAAATCTACTCAAATATAAATGGAGACAAACCGTACAGCCCACCCTTCAAGGTGGCAGTATTAAACTGCTGGGGTAAACTGCGCTCCTGGTATGCAGGCTGTGCAGGTCGCGCTTCAGGCTATAAAGCAATATATTCAACCGGACAGGTGGAAGAAACCTTATGCGGCATGCCCTTTGAAGTGGAATATATAAGTTTTGATGATATAAAAGAAAATGGTATACCTGAAGATATTGGAGTAATAATCAATGTAGGTGCTGCTAATACTGCATGGAGCGGTGGGACAAACTGGATGGATGAGACAGTAGTTTCGAGAATAAGGGAATGGGTTAATAACGGTGGAGGATTTATTGGTATTGGTGAGCCCACTGCGTGTCAGCACCAAGGAAGGTACTTCCAATTATCTGACATACTTGGAGTGGAGAGAGAATCAGGATATTACCTTAATTATCCTAGATATGCCCAGTTGAGTACTGAGGAGCATTTTATAATGGAAGATGTTACAGATAAAATCAACTTCGGTGAAGAAATAATGTGGGTATATGGAAATGGAAAAGATGGAAAAATACTTTCCATGAACGGAGATTATGTTCAGGTTGCTGTAAATACATACGGCAAAGGCCGTTCAACATATTTTTCAGGGTTTGAGTATGGAACGGAAAACAACCGCCTTCTTCTTAGAACTATTTATTGGACGGCTGGGAAAGAGGATGATATGAAAAAGTGGCATTGCTCAAATATAAATACTGAATGCCATGCATACCTCAAAGCAAGGAAGTATGCAATTTTAAATAATTCTTATGAAAAACAGGAAACCCAAGTATACTGTGGAGACGGTAACAAGATGAATATTACTCTTGAACCAATGGAATGTAGATGGTTTGAGTTGGATTGGAGATAG